The following proteins come from a genomic window of Bactrocera dorsalis isolate Fly_Bdor chromosome 6, ASM2337382v1, whole genome shotgun sequence:
- the LOC125779553 gene encoding putative nuclease HARBI1: MQIRYVCAKYPGSSHDSHIWDMSDLKIISASNYRRGHANLILGVKGYPLQPWLITPFREPITCVRKSRFNTYPAKGRIVIEKTIGLLKSVFRCLCSERGLHYAPYKAARIVNLCCALHNIRLHFNSNENINELNLDTTENAYSNEDENGIDDTPTDEANRIRDSFLDIF, from the exons ATGCAAATTCGATACGTTTGTGCTAAATATCCCGGCAGTAGTCATGATTCTCACATATGGGATATGAGTGATTTGAAAATCATTAGCGCATCAAATTATCGGAGAGGACATGCAAATTTAATACTAG GTGTCAAAGGCTATCCTCTTCAACCGTGGCTCATAACTCCGTTTAGGGAACCAATAACATGCGTCCGAAAAAGTAGATTCAACACATATCCTGCTAAAGGCCGAATTGTTATTGAGAAAACAATAGGTTTATTAAAATCGGTATTTCGTTGTCTttgcagtgaacgaggactACATTACGCACCATATAAAGCAGCGCGTATTGTCAATTTATGCTGCGCATTGCATAATAttcgtttgcattttaattcaaatgaaaacataaatgaaTTAAACCTGGACACAACTGAAAATGCATATTCCAACGAAGATGAGAATGGTATAGATGATACGCCTACCGATGAAGCAAATAGAATTAGAGatagttttttagatattttttaa